A window from Mycobacterium saskatchewanense encodes these proteins:
- a CDS encoding ATP synthase subunit I: MTTPAQDAPLVFPSVAFRPVRLLVICVAVTAAAVVAAASLGHLMFGVFFGVGLLLGLLNALLVRRSVASITAGDHPLKRNMALNSASRLAVITVLALIIAFVFRPSGLGVMFGLALFQVLLVATTALPVWKKIRAGAAGEPMVPSAAQPASTEGPAGSGERSLGDD; this comes from the coding sequence GTGACGACACCAGCGCAGGATGCGCCGTTGGTGTTTCCCTCTGTTGCGTTCCGCCCCGTTCGTTTGCTAGTGATCTGTGTCGCGGTCACCGCAGCGGCGGTGGTCGCCGCCGCGTCGCTCGGCCACCTGATGTTCGGGGTGTTCTTCGGTGTCGGGCTGCTCCTCGGTTTGCTCAACGCGCTGCTGGTGCGGCGTTCGGTTGCGTCCATCACCGCGGGGGATCACCCGCTGAAAAGGAACATGGCACTCAACTCGGCGTCGCGGCTGGCCGTCATCACGGTGCTCGCGCTGATCATCGCCTTCGTTTTCCGGCCTTCCGGGCTGGGGGTGATGTTCGGGCTGGCGCTGTTCCAGGTGCTGTTGGTGGCAACGACCGCGCTGCCGGTCTGGAAGAAGATCCGCGCCGGAGCGGCGGGAGAGCCGATGGTGCCTTCCGCGGCCCAGCCGGCGTCCACGGAAGGGCCGGCAGGATCCGG
- a CDS encoding glycosyltransferase family 4 protein, protein MQYGSGVSSVPASELATLAGGFLSLSDRGAGVPLRELALVGLTAAIMTYFATGPVRVLATRLGAVAYPRERDVHVTPTPRMGGLAMFLGVVSAVFLASQLPALTRGFVYSTGMPAVLVAGAVIMGIGLIDDRWGLDALTKFAGQITAASVLVTMGVAWSVLYIPIGGVGTIVLDQASSILLTLALTVSIVNAMNFVDGLDGLAAGLGLITALAICMFSVGLLRDHGGDVLFYPPAVISVVLAGACLGFLPHNFHRAKIFMGDSGSMLIGLMLAAASTTAAGPVSQNAYGARDVFALLSPFLLVVAVMFVPMLDLLLAIVRRTRAGRSAFSPDKMHLHHRLLQIGHSHRRVVLLIYLWVGIVAFGAASTIFFDPRDTALVMLAAILVAGVVTLIPLLRRRDDYDDDDYDTR, encoded by the coding sequence GTGCAGTACGGTTCCGGGGTGTCCAGCGTCCCGGCCAGCGAGCTAGCTACCCTCGCCGGGGGATTCCTCTCCCTGTCCGACCGCGGCGCCGGCGTGCCGCTGCGGGAACTCGCACTGGTCGGCCTCACCGCGGCGATCATGACCTACTTCGCGACCGGGCCGGTGCGGGTGCTGGCCACCCGCCTGGGGGCGGTCGCCTATCCGCGGGAACGCGACGTGCACGTGACGCCCACCCCCCGGATGGGCGGGCTCGCAATGTTTCTCGGTGTGGTCTCCGCCGTCTTCCTGGCGTCCCAGCTTCCCGCTCTGACCCGCGGCTTCGTCTATTCGACCGGCATGCCTGCGGTGCTGGTGGCCGGCGCGGTGATCATGGGCATCGGCCTCATCGATGACCGCTGGGGGCTGGACGCGCTGACCAAGTTCGCGGGTCAGATCACCGCGGCGAGCGTGCTCGTCACTATGGGGGTCGCCTGGAGCGTCCTCTACATACCTATCGGCGGCGTCGGCACCATCGTGCTCGACCAGGCCTCGTCCATTCTGCTGACGCTGGCGTTGACGGTGTCGATCGTCAACGCGATGAACTTTGTCGACGGGCTCGACGGCCTGGCCGCGGGGCTGGGCCTCATCACGGCGCTGGCGATCTGCATGTTCTCAGTGGGTCTGCTGCGCGACCACGGCGGCGACGTGCTGTTCTATCCGCCCGCCGTCATCTCGGTGGTCCTCGCGGGTGCCTGCCTGGGCTTCCTGCCCCACAACTTCCACCGCGCGAAGATCTTCATGGGCGACTCCGGCTCCATGCTGATCGGGCTCATGCTCGCCGCGGCCTCTACCACCGCGGCCGGGCCGGTCTCACAGAACGCCTACGGGGCCCGTGACGTGTTTGCTCTTCTGTCGCCGTTCCTGCTGGTCGTGGCGGTCATGTTCGTGCCGATGCTCGACCTACTCCTGGCGATCGTCCGCCGGACCCGGGCGGGCCGCAGCGCCTTCAGCCCCGACAAGATGCACCTGCACCATCGGTTGCTGCAGATCGGGCACTCGCACCGGCGGGTGGTACTGCTGATCTATCTGTGGGTCGGCATCGTCGCGTTCGGCGCCGCGAGCACCATCTTTTTCGACCCACGCGATACCGCTCTGGTCATGCTCGCGGCCATCCTCGTGGCCGGTGTGGTGACACTGATTCCGCTCCTGCGCCGTCGCGACGACTACGACGACGACGACTACGACACGCGGTAG
- a CDS encoding L-threonylcarbamoyladenylate synthase has translation MTEVFDCTDPNQRALGIASAVTALKGGRLVVMPTDTVYGIGADAFNSAAVAALLSAKGRGRDMPVGVLVGSWHTIEGLVYTMPDGARDLIRAFWPGALSLVVAQAPSLQWDLGDARGTVMLRMPLHPVAIELLREVGPMAVSSANVSGRPPAVHAGEARAQLGDLVDVYLDGGPSQQQAASTILDLTGATPRILREGPVSAERIAEVLGVEPASLTAQRG, from the coding sequence GTGACCGAGGTCTTCGACTGCACCGACCCGAACCAGCGCGCGCTCGGCATCGCGTCGGCGGTGACGGCGCTCAAGGGCGGCCGCCTGGTCGTCATGCCGACCGACACCGTGTACGGGATCGGTGCCGACGCCTTCAACAGCGCGGCCGTGGCCGCCCTGCTGTCGGCGAAGGGCCGGGGCCGGGACATGCCGGTGGGGGTCCTGGTCGGTTCCTGGCACACCATCGAGGGCTTGGTGTACACGATGCCGGACGGCGCGCGCGACCTGATCCGCGCGTTCTGGCCCGGCGCGCTCAGTCTGGTGGTGGCGCAGGCGCCGTCGTTGCAGTGGGACCTCGGGGACGCACGCGGCACCGTGATGCTGCGGATGCCGCTGCACCCAGTGGCCATCGAGCTGCTGCGGGAGGTGGGGCCGATGGCGGTTTCGAGCGCCAACGTCTCGGGCCGTCCACCCGCGGTGCACGCCGGCGAGGCGCGCGCTCAGCTCGGCGACCTCGTCGACGTCTACCTCGACGGGGGCCCGTCGCAGCAGCAGGCTGCCTCGACGATCCTCGACCTCACCGGGGCGACTCCGCGCATCCTGCGGGAAGGCCCGGTGAGCGCCGAGCGGATCGCGGAGGTGCTCGGTGTCGAACCGGCGAGTCTGACCGCCCAGCGTGGTTGA
- the prmC gene encoding peptide chain release factor N(5)-glutamine methyltransferase gives MNTLRRAIDCAAARLAEAGIDSARYDAEQLAAHLAGTERGRLAVLDPPGDDFFERYRDVVAARSRRVPLQHLIGTAAFGPVLLQVGPGVFTPRPETEAMLEWATAQPLSANPVIVDLCTGSGALALALARHRPAARVIAVDDSDAALEYARRNVAGTNIEVVRADVGEPGLFPELDAAVDLVVANPPYVPDDATVGPEVAEHDPHHAVFGGPDGMALIGPIVGLAGRWLRPSGLFAVEHDDTTSARTVELVERAGLFGDVEARHDFAGRPRFVTARRGRA, from the coding sequence ATGAACACGCTGCGGCGCGCGATCGACTGTGCTGCGGCGCGGCTCGCCGAAGCCGGGATCGACTCCGCGCGTTACGACGCCGAGCAGCTCGCCGCACACCTGGCGGGCACCGAACGCGGCAGGCTCGCCGTCCTCGACCCGCCCGGCGATGACTTCTTCGAGCGTTACCGCGACGTCGTGGCCGCGCGCTCGCGGCGGGTGCCACTGCAGCATCTCATCGGGACGGCGGCCTTCGGGCCGGTGCTCCTGCAGGTCGGCCCGGGCGTGTTCACGCCGCGCCCCGAGACCGAGGCCATGTTGGAATGGGCCACCGCCCAGCCGCTTTCGGCAAACCCGGTGATCGTCGATCTGTGCACCGGCTCCGGCGCTTTGGCACTCGCATTGGCGCGTCACCGACCCGCCGCTCGGGTGATCGCCGTCGACGATTCCGACGCAGCGCTCGAGTACGCGCGGCGAAACGTCGCGGGCACGAACATCGAGGTCGTGCGCGCCGACGTCGGCGAGCCGGGTCTGTTTCCCGAGCTTGACGCGGCGGTAGACCTGGTCGTGGCCAACCCGCCCTACGTTCCGGACGACGCCACGGTGGGACCGGAAGTGGCGGAGCACGATCCGCACCACGCGGTGTTCGGCGGCCCGGACGGAATGGCGCTGATCGGTCCCATCGTCGGCCTCGCCGGGCGATGGCTGCGCCCGAGCGGGCTGTTCGCCGTCGAGCACGACGACACCACGTCGGCGCGGACTGTCGAATTGGTCGAGCGCGCAGGCCTGTTCGGCGATGTCGAGGCCCGACACGACTTTGCCGGCCGCCCGCGATTCGTGACTGCGCGCAGGGGCAGAGCGTGA
- the prfA gene encoding peptide chain release factor 1, whose translation MTQPVQTIDVLLAEHADLERALSDPELHSNPGEARKAGRRFARLAPIVATYRKLASARGDLETARELAADDESFADEVTQLEARVAELDTQLTDMLAPRDPHDADDIVLEVKSGEGGEESALFAADLARMYIRYAERHGWTVTVLDETTSDLGGYKDATLSIASKGDSVDGVWSRMKFEGGVHRVQRVPVTESQGRVHTSAAGVLVYPEPEEVGEVQIDESDLRIDVYRSSGKGGQGVNTTDSAVRITHLPTGIVVTCQNERSQLQNKARALQVLAARLQALAEEQAQADASADRASQIRTVDRSERIRTYNFPENRITDHRIGFKAHNLDQVLDGDLDALFDALSAADKQSRLQHT comes from the coding sequence ATGACGCAGCCGGTACAGACCATTGACGTGCTGCTGGCCGAGCACGCCGACCTCGAGCGCGCCCTGTCGGATCCGGAACTGCACAGCAATCCCGGCGAGGCCCGCAAGGCCGGCCGTCGCTTCGCCCGTCTGGCCCCGATCGTGGCCACCTACCGCAAGTTGGCGTCGGCCCGCGGCGACCTGGAAACGGCGCGCGAATTGGCCGCCGACGACGAGTCCTTCGCCGACGAGGTGACCCAACTCGAGGCGCGGGTGGCCGAGCTGGACACCCAGCTCACCGACATGCTGGCGCCGCGCGACCCGCATGACGCCGACGACATCGTGCTCGAGGTGAAATCCGGTGAGGGCGGCGAGGAGTCGGCACTGTTCGCGGCCGACCTGGCAAGGATGTACATCCGCTATGCCGAGCGGCACGGCTGGACCGTGACGGTCCTCGACGAGACCACCTCCGACCTGGGCGGTTACAAGGACGCGACGCTGTCCATCGCGAGCAAGGGCGACTCGGTCGACGGCGTGTGGTCGCGAATGAAGTTCGAGGGTGGCGTGCATCGCGTGCAGCGGGTTCCGGTGACGGAATCGCAAGGCCGCGTTCACACGTCGGCCGCCGGTGTGCTCGTCTACCCCGAACCCGAAGAGGTCGGCGAGGTGCAGATCGACGAATCGGATCTGCGCATCGACGTGTACCGCTCGTCGGGCAAGGGCGGCCAGGGTGTCAACACCACCGACTCGGCCGTGCGGATCACCCATTTGCCCACCGGGATCGTCGTGACCTGTCAGAACGAGCGATCGCAGCTGCAGAACAAGGCCCGGGCGCTGCAGGTGCTGGCCGCGCGCCTGCAGGCACTGGCCGAGGAGCAGGCGCAGGCGGACGCGTCGGCCGACCGCGCCAGCCAGATCCGGACGGTGGACCGCAGCGAACGGATCCGTACCTACAACTTCCCCGAGAACCGGATCACCGACCACCGGATCGGTTTCAAGGCCCACAATCTCGATCAGGTGCTCGACGGCGACCTCGACGCGTTGTTCGATGCGCTGAGCGCCGCCGACAAGCAGTCGCGACTGCAACACACATGA
- the rpmE gene encoding 50S ribosomal protein L31, with protein sequence MKTDIHPEYAETTVVCGCGHTFQTRSTKPGGRIVVEVCSQCHPFYTGKQKILDSGGRVARFEKRYGKRKADAAGK encoded by the coding sequence ATGAAAACAGATATTCATCCCGAATACGCCGAGACCACGGTGGTCTGCGGTTGCGGCCACACCTTCCAGACGCGCAGCACCAAGCCGGGCGGACGCATCGTCGTCGAGGTCTGCTCGCAGTGCCACCCGTTCTACACCGGCAAGCAGAAGATCCTCGACAGTGGCGGCCGGGTCGCGCGCTTCGAGAAGCGGTACGGCAAGCGCAAGGCCGACGCCGCCGGCAAATAG
- the rho gene encoding transcription termination factor Rho, with translation MTDTDLFTAGESTDSDQLSTPVTPDTPNVKTDAPVGSLSAMVLPELRALANQIGVKGTSGMRKNELIAAIKDLRDKANGTSTAAPKSDNGDKSDTATAEAPAAQPEAPAEQGEKNGSTAEAPRRERRSASREAGNAARNAGADRDGANPGDGAGNNGRQGGQQDTKADERGKDAASDQQGSGGQQNRGGANQQDDDGEGRQGRRGRRFRDRRRRGERTGEGADAELREDDVVQPVAGILDVLDNYAFVRTSGYLAGPHDVYVSMNMVRKNGLRRGDAVTGAVRVPRDGEQPNQRQKFNPLVRLDSVNGGSVEDARKRPEFGKLTPLYPNQRLRLETTPDRLTTRVIDLIMPIGKGQRALIVSPPKAGKTTILQDIANAITKNNPECHLMVVLVDERPEEVTDMTRSVKGEVIASTFDRPPSDHTSVAELAIERAKRLVEQGKDVVVLLDSITRLGRAYNNASPASGRILSGGVDSTALYPPKRFLGAARNIEEGGSLTIIATAMVETGSTGDTVIFEEFKGTGNAELKLDRKIAERRVFPAVDVNPSGTRKDELLLSPDEFGIVHKLRRVLSGLDSHQAIDLLMSQLRKTKNNYEFLVQVSKTTPGSMDND, from the coding sequence GTGACTGATACGGACCTGTTCACGGCTGGCGAGAGCACGGACAGCGACCAGCTCTCCACCCCCGTGACCCCAGACACACCCAACGTCAAAACCGATGCCCCGGTTGGCTCTCTGTCCGCCATGGTGCTGCCGGAGTTGCGTGCGCTGGCTAACCAAATCGGCGTCAAGGGGACGTCGGGCATGCGTAAGAACGAACTCATCGCCGCGATCAAAGACCTCCGCGACAAGGCCAACGGCACTTCTACCGCGGCGCCCAAGTCTGACAACGGCGACAAATCCGACACCGCCACCGCCGAAGCGCCGGCCGCTCAACCGGAGGCGCCGGCCGAGCAGGGGGAAAAGAACGGTTCGACCGCCGAGGCGCCACGCCGCGAACGCCGCAGCGCCTCCAGGGAGGCCGGCAACGCCGCCCGCAACGCCGGCGCCGACCGCGACGGCGCGAACCCCGGCGACGGCGCCGGCAACAACGGCCGCCAGGGCGGCCAACAGGACACCAAGGCCGACGAGCGCGGGAAAGACGCCGCCAGCGACCAGCAGGGCTCGGGCGGCCAGCAGAACCGCGGCGGCGCGAACCAGCAGGACGACGACGGCGAGGGCCGCCAGGGCCGGCGCGGACGCCGGTTCCGCGACCGCCGGCGCCGCGGCGAGCGCACGGGCGAGGGCGCCGACGCCGAACTGCGCGAGGACGACGTCGTGCAGCCGGTGGCCGGCATCCTGGACGTGCTCGACAATTACGCGTTCGTGCGCACCTCCGGGTACCTCGCCGGCCCGCACGACGTCTACGTGTCGATGAACATGGTGCGCAAGAACGGGCTGCGCCGCGGCGACGCGGTGACCGGCGCGGTTCGGGTGCCCCGCGACGGCGAGCAGCCCAACCAGCGGCAGAAGTTCAACCCGTTGGTGCGCCTGGACAGCGTCAACGGCGGCTCGGTCGAAGACGCCAGGAAGCGGCCGGAATTCGGCAAGCTGACGCCGCTGTACCCCAACCAGCGGCTGCGCCTGGAAACTACCCCCGACCGCCTGACCACCCGGGTCATCGACCTGATCATGCCGATCGGCAAGGGTCAGCGTGCGCTGATCGTCTCGCCGCCCAAGGCGGGTAAGACGACGATCCTGCAGGACATCGCCAACGCGATCACCAAGAACAACCCGGAATGCCACCTCATGGTCGTGCTCGTCGACGAGCGGCCCGAAGAGGTCACCGACATGACCCGCTCGGTCAAGGGCGAGGTGATCGCTTCGACGTTCGACCGGCCGCCGTCGGATCACACCTCCGTCGCCGAGCTGGCCATCGAACGCGCCAAGCGGCTCGTCGAGCAGGGCAAGGACGTCGTGGTGCTGCTGGACTCGATCACCCGCCTCGGGCGCGCCTACAACAACGCATCGCCCGCCTCGGGCCGGATCCTGTCCGGTGGTGTCGACTCCACTGCGCTGTACCCGCCGAAGCGGTTCCTGGGCGCCGCCCGCAACATCGAGGAGGGCGGGTCGCTGACCATCATCGCCACCGCGATGGTCGAGACGGGCTCCACGGGTGACACGGTCATCTTCGAGGAGTTCAAGGGCACCGGTAACGCCGAACTCAAGCTGGACCGCAAGATCGCCGAGCGCCGCGTGTTCCCGGCTGTGGACGTCAACCCGTCGGGCACCCGCAAGGACGAGCTGCTGCTCAGCCCGGACGAGTTCGGCATCGTGCACAAGCTGCGTCGCGTGCTGTCCGGGCTGGACTCGCACCAGGCCATCGACCTGCTGATGTCGCAGCTGCGCAAGACGAAGAACAACTACGAGTTCCTGGTCCAGGTGTCGAAGACGACGCCGGGGTCGATGGACAACGACTAG
- the thrB gene encoding homoserine kinase translates to MTSLLPAGLVANAVVSASSANLGPGFDSLGLALHLCDEIVLETTESGLTVHVEGEGADQVPLGPEHLVVRAVERGLQAAGVRAGGLVVRCRNAIPHSRGLGSSAAAVVGGLAAVNGLVAQTDSAPLSEAQLIQLSSEFEGHPDNAAAAVLGGAVVSWIARGGDGPQYSAVPLRLHPDIRLFCAIPEERSLTAETRVLLPSRVSHEDATFNVSRAALLVVALTERPDLLMAATEDVLHQPQRAPAMPRSAEYLRLLRRHNVASTLSGAGPSLIALTTEQELPSVATEFGAANGFTVTAMTAGEGVRWSPGVTVPG, encoded by the coding sequence GTGACCTCGTTGCTGCCCGCCGGGTTGGTGGCCAACGCCGTGGTGTCGGCGTCCAGCGCCAACCTGGGCCCGGGTTTCGACAGCCTCGGCCTGGCGTTGCATCTGTGTGACGAAATCGTCTTGGAGACAACCGAATCCGGGCTTACCGTGCACGTCGAGGGAGAGGGTGCGGACCAGGTCCCCCTGGGCCCTGAACACCTGGTGGTGCGCGCCGTCGAACGCGGGCTGCAGGCCGCGGGCGTGCGCGCCGGGGGGCTGGTGGTGCGCTGCCGCAACGCCATCCCGCATTCCCGAGGCCTGGGCTCCTCTGCCGCTGCCGTGGTCGGCGGTCTCGCTGCGGTGAACGGGCTTGTCGCACAGACGGATTCGGCACCGCTCAGCGAAGCCCAATTGATTCAGCTGTCCTCCGAGTTCGAGGGGCACCCCGACAACGCCGCGGCGGCAGTGTTGGGCGGTGCTGTGGTGTCCTGGATCGCCCGCGGCGGCGACGGGCCGCAATATTCGGCGGTGCCGCTGCGGCTCCACCCGGACATCCGCCTGTTCTGCGCCATTCCCGAGGAGCGCTCGCTGACCGCGGAGACCCGGGTGCTGCTGCCCTCCCGGGTCAGCCACGAGGACGCGACGTTCAACGTGAGCCGGGCCGCGTTGCTGGTCGTGGCGCTCACCGAACGACCGGATCTGCTGATGGCGGCCACTGAAGATGTCCTGCACCAACCGCAGCGCGCGCCGGCGATGCCGCGCTCGGCGGAATATTTGCGGCTGCTGCGGCGTCATAACGTGGCGTCGACTCTCTCGGGGGCTGGTCCCTCGTTGATCGCACTGACCACGGAGCAGGAATTACCGTCGGTGGCGACGGAGTTCGGGGCGGCAAACGGATTCACGGTCACGGCGATGACCGCGGGCGAAGGAGTTCGCTGGAGTCCCGGAGTCACCGTCCCGGGTTGA
- the thrC gene encoding threonine synthase: protein MSVSHTATHQPWPGLIAAYRDRLPVGDDWTPVTLLEGGTPLIPAIRLSERTGCTVHLKVEGLNPTGSFKDRGMTMAVTDALARGQQAVLCASTGNTSASAAAYAARAGITCAVLIPQGKIAMGKLAQAVMHGAKIIQIDGNFDDCLELARKMAADFPTIALVNSVNPVRIEGQKTAAFEIVDALGTAPDVHALPVGNAGNITAYWKGYREYHHEGIIDKLPRMLGTQAAGAAPLVSGKPVKHPETIATAIRIGAPASWTAAVEAQEQSNGRFLAATDEEILAAYHLVAESEGVFVEPASAASIAGLFKAVDDGWVSRGSTVVCTVTGNGLKDPDTALRDMPTVSPLPVDPVLVVEKLGLA from the coding sequence GTGAGCGTTTCGCATACGGCCACCCACCAACCCTGGCCGGGACTGATCGCCGCGTACCGCGATCGGCTGCCGGTCGGCGACGACTGGACCCCGGTCACGCTCCTGGAGGGCGGCACCCCGCTCATTCCCGCGATCCGGCTCTCGGAGCGGACCGGCTGCACGGTCCACCTCAAAGTCGAGGGCCTCAACCCCACTGGCTCCTTCAAGGACCGCGGCATGACGATGGCGGTCACCGACGCGCTCGCGCGCGGCCAGCAGGCCGTCCTGTGCGCGTCGACGGGGAACACCTCGGCCTCAGCCGCGGCCTACGCCGCCCGCGCCGGCATCACCTGCGCGGTGCTGATCCCGCAGGGCAAGATCGCCATGGGCAAGCTCGCGCAGGCGGTCATGCACGGCGCCAAGATCATTCAGATCGACGGCAACTTCGACGACTGCCTGGAGCTGGCCCGCAAGATGGCCGCCGACTTCCCGACCATCGCGCTGGTCAACTCGGTCAATCCGGTGCGCATCGAGGGCCAGAAGACGGCGGCGTTCGAGATCGTCGACGCGCTGGGCACCGCACCTGACGTGCACGCCCTTCCGGTGGGAAACGCGGGGAACATCACCGCGTACTGGAAGGGATACCGCGAATATCACCACGAGGGCATCATCGACAAGCTTCCGCGGATGCTGGGCACCCAGGCGGCCGGGGCGGCGCCGTTGGTGTCCGGCAAGCCGGTCAAGCACCCGGAAACGATCGCCACCGCGATCCGCATCGGTGCACCGGCGTCGTGGACGGCCGCCGTCGAGGCGCAGGAACAGTCGAACGGACGATTCCTGGCGGCCACCGACGAAGAGATCCTGGCGGCCTACCACCTGGTGGCCGAGTCGGAGGGCGTCTTCGTCGAACCCGCCTCCGCGGCCAGCATCGCCGGCCTGTTCAAGGCCGTCGACGATGGCTGGGTGTCCCGCGGGTCCACGGTGGTCTGCACGGTCACCGGTAACGGGCTGAAGGACCCCGACACGGCGCTCAGGGACATGCCCACCGTTTCCCCGCTGCCCGTCGATCCGGTGCTCGTCGTCGAGAAGCTGGGCCTCGCCTGA
- a CDS encoding homoserine dehydrogenase — MSGDDKPVGVAVLGLGNVGSAVVRIIEDSAEDLAARIGAPLVLRGVGVRRVAADRGVPVELLTDNIEELVTRENVDIVVELMGPVEPARKAILSALEHGKSVVTANKALLAQSTGELAQAAESAHVDLYFEAAVAGAIPVIRPLTQSLAGDTVLRVAGIVNGTTNYILSAMDSTGADYGSALADAGALGYAEADPTADVEGYDAAAKAAILASIAFHTPVTADDVYREGITKITPADFASARALGCTIKLLSICERITGADGQERVSARVYPALVPLSHPLATVNGAFNAVVVEAAAAGRLMFYGQGAGGAPTASAVTGDLVMAARNRVLGSRGPKESRYAQLPIAPMGMISTRYYVSMNVADKPGVLSSVAAEFAKRDVSIAEVRQEGVVDEGGRRVGARIVVVTHTATDAALSETVEALADLDVVQSVASVLRLEGTTL; from the coding sequence GTGTCCGGTGACGACAAGCCCGTTGGCGTAGCGGTCCTGGGGCTGGGCAATGTCGGAAGCGCTGTTGTCCGCATCATCGAGGACAGCGCCGAGGACCTCGCGGCCCGCATCGGTGCGCCGCTGGTCCTGCGCGGTGTCGGGGTGCGCCGCGTCGCCGCCGACCGCGGCGTGCCGGTCGAGCTGCTCACCGACAACATCGAGGAGCTGGTGACGCGCGAGAACGTCGACATCGTCGTCGAACTGATGGGCCCGGTCGAGCCGGCGCGCAAGGCGATCCTCAGCGCGCTCGAGCACGGCAAGTCCGTCGTCACCGCCAACAAGGCGTTGCTGGCCCAGTCCACCGGCGAATTGGCGCAGGCGGCCGAAAGCGCCCACGTTGACCTGTATTTCGAGGCGGCGGTCGCGGGTGCGATCCCCGTCATCCGTCCGCTCACCCAGTCGCTGGCCGGCGACACGGTGCTGCGGGTGGCCGGCATCGTCAACGGCACCACCAACTACATCCTCTCGGCGATGGACAGCACGGGCGCCGACTACGGCAGCGCGCTGGCCGACGCCGGCGCCCTGGGTTACGCCGAGGCCGACCCCACCGCCGACGTCGAGGGTTACGACGCCGCGGCCAAGGCCGCGATCCTGGCGTCCATCGCCTTTCACACCCCGGTGACAGCGGACGATGTCTATCGCGAGGGCATCACCAAGATCACCCCGGCCGACTTCGCGTCGGCGCGGGCACTCGGCTGCACGATCAAGCTGCTGTCGATCTGCGAGCGCATCACCGGTGCCGATGGGCAGGAACGGGTTTCGGCCCGCGTCTACCCGGCCCTGGTGCCGCTGTCGCACCCACTCGCCACCGTCAACGGCGCGTTCAACGCGGTCGTGGTCGAGGCCGCGGCGGCGGGACGGCTGATGTTTTACGGCCAGGGCGCCGGGGGCGCGCCCACCGCGTCCGCGGTGACCGGCGACCTGGTGATGGCCGCCCGCAACCGGGTATTGGGCAGCCGCGGGCCGAAGGAGTCGCGGTACGCCCAACTTCCCATCGCGCCAATGGGAATGATCTCCACCCGCTACTACGTGAGCATGAACGTGGCCGACAAGCCGGGCGTCTTGTCCTCGGTGGCAGCGGAATTCGCCAAGCGCGACGTCAGCATCGCCGAGGTCCGCCAGGAAGGCGTGGTGGACGAGGGTGGCCGGCGGGTGGGCGCGCGCATCGTGGTCGTCACCCACACCGCGACGGATGCCGCGCTTTCCGAAACCGTCGAGGCGCTCGCCGACCTGGATGTCGTGCAGAGCGTGGCCAGCGTGCTGCGACTGGAAGGGACCACCCTGTGA